In Silene latifolia isolate original U9 population chromosome X, ASM4854445v1, whole genome shotgun sequence, the following proteins share a genomic window:
- the LOC141623442 gene encoding auxin-responsive protein SAUR23-like, protein MDSKGSNKIIQIVKLHQILKKWRKLANASAKTNNKSIKFLKKTLSFSENSVCSIDYVPKGYLAICVGKEQLKRYVIPTHYLSHQSFQILLNEAEEEFGFQQEGVLKLPCEIAIFDKILKVLHFHNGDETDAISSDFSECCSPDVTDQPYPQLCR, encoded by the coding sequence ATGGATTCAAAAGGCTCAAACAAGATCATTCAAATAGTAAAACTTCATCAAATCCTCAAAAAATGGAGAAAACTTGCTAATGCAAGtgcaaaaacaaacaacaaaagcataAAATTCCTGAAAAAAACACTATCATtttcggaaaactcggtttgttCAATAGATTATGTACCAAAAGGGTACTTAGCAATATGTGTAGGGAAAGAACAACTCAAGAGATATGTCATCCCAACACATTACTTGTCTCATCAATCATTTCAGATTTTACTGAATGAAGCTGAGGAAGAATTTGGATTCCAACAAGAAGGTGTTCTTAAACTTCCTTGCGAAATTGCGATTTTCGACAAGATTTTGAAAGTCTTGCATTTTCACAATGGTGATGAAACTGATGCTATTAGTTCTGATTTCAGTGAATGTTGCTCTCCTGATGTTACTGATCAGCCTTACCCTCAGTTGTGCAgatag
- the LOC141621169 gene encoding uncharacterized protein LOC141621169, protein MEQPNFSNTSQPPQPPPLPPSNPTINNNNNNNNNKKQKIKIPTPQELITHYESQGMNTQEASIKVIDDLQHTLFRVITSRKGRKDKFMGEASRKLDAACNRLAIVEKKVDSKPGYTESFVIGVAGASAARGVFAVWPQVAGGFVSVWNSVRGVSQT, encoded by the coding sequence ATGGAGCAACCCAATTTCTCCAACACCTCTCAACccccacaaccaccaccattACCACCTTCAAATCCCaccattaacaacaacaacaacaacaacaacaacaaaaagcaaaaaaTAAAGATACCAACACCACAAGAACTAATAACACACTACGAATCCCAAGGCATGAACACACAAGAAGCTTCCATTAAAGTAATTGATGATCTCCAACACACTCTTTTTCGCGTAATCACTTCTAGAAAGGGTAGAAAAGATAAGTTTATGGGTGAAGCTTCTAGAAAGCTCGACGCAGCTTGTAATCGGCTAGCCATTGTTGAAAAGAAGGTTGATTCCAAACCAGGATATACTGAGAGTTTTGTTATTGGTGTCGCGGGTGCGTCTGCTGCTCGCGGGGTTTTTGCTGTTTGGCCGCAGGTTGCTGGCGGTTTTGTTAGTGTTTGGAATTCTGTTAGGGGGGTTAGTCAGACTTGA
- the LOC141622611 gene encoding 7-dehydrocholesterol reductase-like: MGDSKTVHSPLVTYVSMLSLLTLCPPFVILLWYTMVHADGSVLQTWQTLREHGIQGFNDIWPKPSVTACKIIFCYGAFEAALQLLLPGKRVEGPISPKGNRPIYKANGIAAFIITLATYVGLWWFNIFNPAIVYDHLGEIFSTLIFGSFIFCIFLYIKGHVAPSSTDSGSSGNFIIDFYWGMELYPRIGKNFDIKVFTNCRFGMMSWAVLALTYCFKQYDLYGKVADSMAINAILMIAYVAKFFWWEDGYWNTMDIAHDRAGFYICWGCLAWLPSIYTSSGMYLVKHPVHLGTQLSVSILVAGILCIFINYDCDRQRQEFRRTNGKCLVWGKAPSKIVASYTTTSGETKNSLLLTSGWWGLSRHFHYLPEILAAFFWTVPVLFNHFLPYFYLIFLAILLVDRAKRDDDRCRSKYGKYWKLYCTRVPYRIIPGIY, encoded by the exons ATGGGGGATTCAAAAACAGTGCATTCTCCTTTGGTTACTTATGTTTCAATGTTGTCACTTCTCACTCTTTGTCCTCCTTTTGTCATTCTTCT ATGGTATACAATGGTGCATGCCGATGGTTCCGTCTTACAAACATGGcaaaccttgagggagcatgggATACAAGGTTTTAATGACATATGGCCAAAACCCTCAGTTACTGCGTGCAAAATCATCTTTTGTTATGGAGCTTTTGAGGCGGCCCTTCAGCTACTCTTACCAGGGAAGAGAGTAGAAGGCCCTATATCTCCCAAAGGAAATCGTCCTATCTATAAG GCAAATGGCATTGCAGCCTTCATTATCACGTTGGCCACTTACGTTGGGCTTTGGTG GTTTAATATATTCAATCCAGCcattgtgtatgatcatttgggCGAGATTTTCTCCACACTTATATTTGGAAGCTTCATCTTCTGCATTTTCTTGTACATAAAA GGGCATGTTGCACCGTCCTCCACCGATTCTGGTTCTTCTGGCAACTTCATTATCGATTTCTATTGG GGGATGGAGCTCTATCCACGAATTGGTAAGAACTTTGATATTAAAGTTTTCACAAACTGCAGATTCGGGATGATGTCCTGGGcagttcttgctttgacctactGCTTTAAGCAG TATGACCTTTATGGTAAGGTTGCTGATTCCATGGCAATAAATGCTATCTTAATGATTGCATACGTCGCAAAGTTCTTTTGGTGGGAAGATGGATATTGGAATACCATGGACATTGCTCATGACCGAG CTGGCTTCTACATATGCTGGGGTTGTCTGGCATGGCTTCCGTCTATTTATACTTCTTCGGGCATGTATCTGGTCAAACACCCTGTGCATCTCGGAACCCAA CTTTCAGTTTCCATTCTCGTGGCTGGAATCTTGTGCATTTTTATCAATTACGACTGCGATAGACAGAGACAGGAATTCCGTAGGACCAATGGCAAATGCTTAGTTTGGGGAAAAGCTCCATCTAAG ATTGTAGCCTCGTATACTACAACGTCCGGAGAGACCAAAAACAGCCTTCTATTGACATCAGGCTG GTGGGGTTTGTCTCGACATTTTCATTACCTCCCTGAAATTTTGGCCGCTTTTTTCTGGACAGTCCCAGTTCTTTTTAATCAT TTTCTTCCCTACTTTTACCTGATCTTCCTCGCCATCCTCCTTGTCGACCGAGCTAAAAGGGATGATGATCGATGCCGATCCAA GTATGGCAAGTATTGGAAATTATACTGCACGAGGGTTCCGTACAGGATCATACCAGGAATCTACTGA
- the LOC141622612 gene encoding uncharacterized protein LOC141622612, producing the protein MSSFLGKHPLNTHLSLPNVPKPKPWRNSVISASLPARDRVIDFGKYKGRMLGTLPSTYLKWVSNNLRARDFEEWAHLADQVLQDPVYNDRVEWEYADKLLNGNVSGLNSVSVRVRPVDELLELSQRFGWDNEDKAGWGRVDFQMLGTSKGGRIPRIKEGSTRPAEGRDSGKKNDAKLSVEETRNERRERLRMRRSVRNVDDEEEGRKGGAGSRAGGEVEVPGVYNPFPGRETLLKKVLNRRKIG; encoded by the coding sequence ATGTCTTCATTCCTTGGCAAACACCCATTAAACACACATCTCAGCCTCCCCAACGTACCAAAACCGAAACCATGGCGAAATTCAGTCATTTCGGCATCACTGCCAGCAAGGGACAGGGTCATAGACTTTGGCAAATACAAAGGCCGAATGCTCGGAACGCTTCCCTCAACTTACCTTAAATGGGTTTCTAATAATCTCAGAGCTAGGGACTTTGAGGAGTGGGCCCACCTAGCTGATCAGGTTCTCCAAGACCCGGTTTACAATGACCGTGTCGAGTGGGAGTATGCTGATAAGCTACTGAATGGCAATGTGTCAGGCTTGAATTCTGTGTCTGTACGTGTACGCCCGGTTGATGAGTTGCTTGAATTGAGTCAGAGGTTTGGGTGGGATAATGAGGATAAAGCTGGGTGGGGCCGGGTTGATTTTCAGATGCTTGGGACGTCGAAAGGTGGGAGGATTCCGAGAATTAAGGAAGGGAGTACTAGGCCTGCAGAGGGTCGAGATTCTGGTAAAAAGAATGACGCGAAGTTGAGTGTTGAAGAGACGAGAAATGAGAGGCGAGAGAGGTTGAGAATGAGGAGAAGTGTAAGAAATGTGGACGACGAGGAAGAAGGGAGAAAAGGCGGTGCTGGAAGCCGTGCTGGTGGAGAGGTTGAGGTGCCGGGTGTTTATAATCCGTTTCCAGGAAGAGAGACGCTTCTTAAAAAGGTTCTCAATCGGAGAAAAATCGGGTAA